The sequence below is a genomic window from Sinorhizobium terangae.
CTCGGGCCGCGTCTTTCCGAAGGTCATGAAGGCGTCCCCGCTCTTGCGCGCCTGGCTGCGCAGGCTGGAAGCGCAAGGTACCAAACTTCGCACCCGTCATCGCTGGTCGGGTTTCGAGGACGGGGGCTACGCCTTCGAGACGCCGGAGGGACAAACGGTCGTCCATTGCGACGCGGCCCTGCTGGCGCTTGGCGGGGCAAGCTGGCCGCGGCTCGGCTCCGATGCTAGCTGGCTGGCCTTGCTGCGCGACCAAGGCGTTGCGATCAGTGATTTTCGGCCCGCCAATTGCGGCTTCGACGTCGCCTGGAGCGAAACCTTTCGCGACCGTTTCGCCGGCGAACCGCTGAAATCGGTGACGGCTTCGTCCGATGCCGGCGTCTTTCCGGGCGAGTTCGTGGTGACGCGGCACGGCGTCGAGGGCAGCCTCGTCTATGCCCATGCGTCGGGTCTGCGCGACCGACTCGAGCACGACAACGAGGCCACACTCGTGCTAGACCTCGTGCCCGGACGAACAGTGGAACGCCTTGCCCGCGACTTTGAGCGGCAGCAAGGCAAGGCGAGTTTCTCCAACCGTCTTCGCAAAGCCGCACGCCTTTCAGGCGTCAAGGCCGCCTTGGTGCGGGAGCTGGCGCCTGCAGCCCTTCAGGCCG
It includes:
- a CDS encoding NAD(P)/FAD-dependent oxidoreductase, which codes for MKTSEIAIIGGGPAGLMAAEVLSGLGHSVTIYDSMPTVGRKFLLAGKSGLNITHAEDYSLFRTRFGAGSDRLRPALDAFTPDDVRDWAAGLGTETFVGSSGRVFPKVMKASPLLRAWLRRLEAQGTKLRTRHRWSGFEDGGYAFETPEGQTVVHCDAALLALGGASWPRLGSDASWLALLRDQGVAISDFRPANCGFDVAWSETFRDRFAGEPLKSVTASSDAGVFPGEFVVTRHGVEGSLVYAHASGLRDRLEHDNEATLVLDLVPGRTVERLARDFERQQGKASFSNRLRKAARLSGVKAALVRELAPAALQADPHELASLIKALPIPVLRTRPIAEAISSAGGVSFESINDDYMLKALPGVFVAGEMLDWEAPTGGYLLTACLAMGRAAARGIEAWLRL